The following are encoded in a window of Candidatus Microthrix parvicella Bio17-1 genomic DNA:
- a CDS encoding asparaginase, whose product MLKLTWSRGDFADGVNRVAVALTRPDGSVLEHPACDPNHRAFLRSAAKPAQAVGAVRAGTLERFGLDDRHLALACGSHNGSDLHVALAAEILEAAAVPLDALTPGDDGQGGPLQHQCSGNHALALAWCVANGWPLDTYLDPGHPLQEAINRWVTWWLGFRPEAAPDGCGMVAYRATLADSARAFAHLARAAAGDTEVGADVAHGPDAVRHVGHAGGREALGRCGAAMAAHPELVRWPGQLDTELMLTARGDGLVAKTGAEGFWACGTSDGWGLALKVLDGANRAWPPAGVWAVRQFLADELDADLITPALDAIAQPPVLDGKGATVGGVTIIVERC is encoded by the coding sequence ATGTTGAAGCTGACCTGGAGCCGGGGGGACTTCGCCGACGGGGTCAACCGTGTGGCGGTGGCGCTCACCCGTCCGGACGGCTCGGTGTTGGAGCATCCTGCGTGTGATCCCAACCACCGGGCGTTTCTGCGCTCGGCGGCCAAGCCGGCGCAGGCGGTCGGCGCTGTCCGAGCAGGCACGCTGGAACGATTCGGTCTTGACGACCGGCACCTGGCCCTGGCATGCGGCTCGCACAACGGAAGCGACCTGCACGTGGCCCTGGCCGCTGAGATTCTCGAGGCGGCGGCGGTGCCACTCGATGCCTTGACGCCCGGTGACGACGGGCAGGGCGGACCGCTACAGCATCAATGCTCAGGCAATCATGCGTTGGCGTTGGCCTGGTGCGTCGCCAATGGCTGGCCGCTCGACACCTACCTCGACCCGGGCCATCCGCTGCAGGAGGCCATCAACAGGTGGGTGACCTGGTGGCTGGGTTTCAGGCCCGAAGCAGCGCCGGACGGCTGCGGGATGGTGGCGTATCGAGCGACGCTCGCCGATTCGGCTCGCGCGTTCGCCCACCTTGCCCGGGCGGCGGCGGGGGATACCGAGGTTGGCGCTGATGTCGCCCATGGCCCAGACGCCGTCCGCCACGTTGGTCACGCAGGCGGACGGGAGGCGCTGGGCCGTTGCGGCGCCGCCATGGCGGCGCACCCGGAGTTGGTGCGTTGGCCAGGGCAGTTGGACACCGAGCTGATGCTGACGGCCCGAGGAGATGGTCTGGTGGCCAAGACCGGAGCCGAGGGTTTTTGGGCCTGTGGCACGTCCGACGGCTGGGGATTGGCGCTCAAGGTGCTTGATGGCGCCAACCGTGCCTGGCCACCCGCCGGTGTCTGGGCGGTCCGACAGTTCCTGGCTGACGAACTCGACGCCGACCTGATCACGCCGGCGCTGGATGCCATCGCCCAGCCTCCGGTGCTCGACGGCAAGGGCGCCACCGTCGGTGGCGTCACCATCATCGTGGAGCGGTGCTGA